A genomic segment from Streptomyces sp. NBC_01233 encodes:
- a CDS encoding acyl-CoA carboxylase subunit epsilon: MERGIVAPEELAALAVVVACYAHRNSLDRDQRGGRDRARGAAGGGVGSAAGHRRTFRPDAGCWANCWACR; this comes from the coding sequence GTGGAGAGGGGCATTGTCGCCCCGGAGGAACTGGCCGCGCTCGCGGTCGTCGTCGCGTGTTACGCCCACCGGAACTCCCTTGACCGCGACCAGCGCGGAGGCCGGGACCGGGCCCGCGGCGCGGCGGGCGGTGGCGTCGGCTCCGCAGCGGGCCACCGCCGTACCTTCCGGCCCGACGCCGGCTGCTGGGCGAACTGCTGGGCCTGCCGCTGA